TATGCGGATTGGCGTGTGGAGGGAGTGTGGTTGGCATGTGGAAGGAGGGATAACTGAATGATGAGCTGGAGGTGGTAGTATAAAAGGTTGAGGGACCACATTTCTGAAGTCTGTCAATTGAGTGAGTGTCGTGGGCTAGGATCGCTGATCCGAGGCGGTGTCTGTTATGTTATTCTCTGTTAATTCCTTTTGAGTGTAACCTTTCGCTTTCATTCCAGTAGCTATCAATAAAGCTCACTTTTATCGCATCTGGGTTTATTATTGCTGTTGTGTGTGTTCTTTTGAGTGCTTATCAAGGTGTGTTCTTTTGAGTGCTTATCAAGTGGTATCCAGAGCCTTCGATTTCCGGACGATGCCGCCGAATACGCGCCTGTCGGAAACGGAGAAGCTGATGATGGAGGCGGTTGAGCGGAGAGTGGAGGAGTTGCTGAGTAAGGTGGAGGAGAGGCAAGCAAGGACGGACGGAAAGATTGAGGAAATTTTGCAAGCAATTTCGGCGATCAGCAAAGGGAAGGCGGGGGAAACGCTGCTGGTGGGAAACACGGAGGGAGAAAGTGGAGGAGCGAGTCCTTCTGGGGGGTTTCAGGATGAGCTGGGAAGGTCCACGCGGTACGAGTTTCCGAAGTTCGATGGCGATGGGTTTGAGGGGTGGTTAATGAGAGCGGAGTTCTTTTTCGAAGTAGCCAAGGTGGCTGATCGGGAGAGGGTGCGAGTAGCGGCTGTTCACCTTGAGGGAAAGGCGCTTCAGTGGCATCGGGGTTACATGACCTTGCAAGGACCCGCGGCGGCTTACGACTGGAATTCTTACATAGTGGCGTTGGGAGCTCGATTTGGTGTGCAAGCCTACGACGATCCCTTAGCGGAGCTACGGAACCTGCGACAAACTGGAACTCTGCAGGCTTATATGGATTCCTTTGATGAGATCTGTCCGAGGACGGGAATTCGTGAGGATCAGGCTTTAAGCTTGTTTCTCTCCGGCTTGGTGGTGGAGCTAGATGCCCTCTTAGAATCTCACGCAATACTTTTTGATGAACCAAAAGGGTTGCCACCCTTTAGGGAGAGGGATCATCGGATTGTACTTAAAGAGGGAGCTGAGGCTGTCAACATTCGGCCCTACAAGTATGCATCCCAACAAAAGGATGTCATAGATGCTATGGTTGATGAAATGCTGAAAAGTGGAGTCATAAGGCCGAGTATGAGCCCTTTTGCCAGTCCAGTGGTACTCGTTAAGAAGAAAGACGCTTCGTGGAGAATGTGCGTTGACTATCGCGGATTGAATGCAATCACGATCAAGGATAAGTATCCTATACCCATCATAGAGGAGCTTTTGGATGAATTGGGATCGGCTAGGTGGTTTACTAAGATTGATCTTCGTTCCGGTTATTGGCAAGTCCGGATGGCCCCCGAGGATGTGTTCAAAACGGCTTTCAAGACACATGCCGGTCACTATGAATTTCTGGTCATGCCTTTCGGTTTAACTAATGCCCCAGCTACGTTTCAAAACTTGATGAACACGGTGTTCAAAGATCACTTGAGGAAGTTCGTGTTGGTGTTCTTTGATGATATACTAGTCTATAGCTCGACCAAGGAAGATCATGTACAGCATATGTCTGTGGTGTTGCAGTTAATGGTGGAGCACAAGCTCTTTGCAAAGTGGTCCAAATGTAGCTTTGGTTGTGAATCTGTGGAGTATCTCGGACATGTCATCTCCAAGGATGGGGTAGCAACTGATGAAGGGAAGATAGAAGCAGTGAGGAGCTGGCCCAGGCCGAAAACAGTTAAGCAAGTGCGGAGTTTCTTGGGGCTAACGGGGTATTATCGACGCATTGTGCAAGGGTATGGCACTGTGGCGAAACCATTGATTGACCTTACCAAGAATTCGACCTTTGTGTGGACTGAGGCGGCTCAGGGGGCTTTTGAGAGGCTGAAACTTGCACTGATATCAGCCCCTGTTCTAGCGTTGCCAGACTTCACTCGGGATTTCACGGTGGAAACAGATGCTTCTGGGGTCGGCATTGGAGCCATTTTGATGCAAGAAGGACATCTCATTGCCTATATTAGCAAGGTGTTATCTCCAAAGCACCAAGCCCTTTCGGTGTATGAAAAGGAGCTGCTTGCAATTCTTCTAGCTGTCAAGAAGTGGTACCACTACCTCCAATGTAAGAAGTTCATAATTCTAACCGATCATCAAAGTTTGAAGTATTTGGTTGAGCAGCGCTTGACGACTCCTACGCAGCAAGCGTGGATGGCTAAATTAATGCAGTTCGATTATGAGATAAGGTATAAGAAGGGGGTGGATAATTCAGCCGCAGATGCACTATCAAGAGTACCGGAGATCATGCTTCACACTCTGACCTCGTACATTGTTCCGGTGGAACTAATTGGCCGCATCAAGGCGTCTTGGTTAAATGATCCTCATGTCAAGTTAATTATCGAAAGCAAGGAGCATCGAGCTGATTCTCATCCAAAGTTTTCATGGCGGAATGGTGAATTGAGGAGGCAAGGAAGGTTGGTTGTGGGAAATGACCTCGAGCTCAAGGCTAAGATTCTATCTTTGTTTCATGAATCAGCTATGGCAGGACACTCAGGTGCATTGGCTACTTACAAGCGGCTATCTTCTCTCTTATATTGGCCAAAAATGCTAAGGGAAGTGAGGGAGTTTATACGGGTGTGTGTAACCTGTCAGAGGTTCAAAGCAGGCAACTCAGCTCCAGCCGGTTTACTTCAGCCCCTGCCGCTACCGACGTCGCTATTCACGGACCTCACCATGGATTTCATTGAAGCTCTTCCAACGTCCCAAGGAAAGAACACTATATTAGTGGTAGTCGACCGTTTGAGTAAGTTTGCTCATTTCATGGCTTTGTCTCATCCTTTCACAGCCAAAACGGTGGCAAAGGTGTTCCTTAACTCGGTTTTTAAACTCCACGGGCTGCCCAACAGAATAGTAAGTGATCGAGGCTCTGTTTTTATGGGGGCATTTTGGAAGGATTTGTTCGCTTTTATAGGAGTGGAGCTGCTCTATTCAACAGCCTATCATCCTGAAACGGACGGGCAATCAGAGGTGGTGAATAGTGTCTTCAATGCTATTTGCGTTGTTCTGTGGGTGAGAAGCCCAATTCATGGGCTCAATGGTTGGGATTGGCAGAGCATTGGTATAATACAACTTACCATTCCAGCATCAAAATGACTCCCTTCGAGGCTCTCTACGGCTATGCACCTCCCTTGCATGTTCCTTATTTGCCCGGTGATTCTAAGGTGGAAGCGGTGGATATAACTCTAAGAGACCGCGAGCAGATGATACTTGTGCTGAAGCGTAATCTGCAAAAGGCTGCTGATCGCATGTCGAGGCAAGCTAATAAACACAGGGTTGACCGAGAGTTTGCAATTGGAGATTGGGCATGGTTGAAGTTGCAGGACTATCGGCAGACTTCGATTAGGGGAAAGCACCAAAAATTCGAGCCTAAGTTCTTCGGGCCTTATCAAGTTGTGGATAGGGTGGGCGAGGTTGCCTATAAACTGAAATTGCCTCCATCTGCTGCCATCCACGATGTGTTCTATATCTCCTTGTTGAAGCCGACACTTCCACCAGTTGGTCCAGTTCCTGACCTGCCTCCTGTCTCGCATATTAGTGATGATGTGCCGCAAGCAATCTTGGACCGGAAGATGGTCAAGCGACACAATGCAGCAGCCACTCAATGGCTCATTCATTGGTCCGGTCGGTCGCCGGCGGATGCTTCGTGGGAATTCGCGGATGAGATCAAAGGAAGGTTCCCTTGGttccttgaggacaaggaaCCTTAAGGAGGGGGTGTTGTTACATGCATGGGTGTGAGCTGACGTGTGTGTGTGACGTAGGCGGTGACGCATGCACCTAATCATGCTAGTAGGATGCATATGAAATAAAGAGCACGAGATATATCCGGATTGGCGTGTGGAGGGAGTGTGGTTGGCATGTGGAAGGAGGGATAACTGAATGATGAGCTGGAGGTGGTAGTATAAAAGGTTGAGGGACCACATATTTGAAGTCTGTCAATTGAGTGAGTGTCGTGGGCTAGGATCGCTGATCCGAGGCAGTGTCTGTTATGttactctctcttacattttctctctactttcactttattcactttccactttactaacaaaacccattttcttaaatctcgtgccgaaaagtttgtGGTCACTTATCttaggacggagagagtatatgaTGTGTGTAGTATGTGTAGTCCATTTAATgtgtagtttattttatttatattatgtttaatgTTTGTAGTATGTTCCACGTATgtataaattgtatattttacgTGTATAGttgtatagtatataaattgtgtattttgtgttagcagtgtattttatttttagtgtgTTTATTATTTGTAGTACATACCGCGTAGTGTAGGGTGTATACTTTGTGAGGGCATTGTGTGTACTGTGTACTTGTGCGAGCACTGTGTGTTTTGTCTACGGTGTGCGTATAGTGTGTTATTTTTGTGTAGTGTCTTTagtatgtttattttgtgtataatgTGTGTAGTATGTGCAATCCATATCGTgtttgtgtattttatttatatcgtgtttgtgtattttgtttatacCGTGTTTAATATTTGAAGTATGTGCCACGTATGTTTAAATTGTGGTATGTATGTGTTGtgtttcttatttatagtgtgtTTAACATTTGTGGTATGTACCGCGTATGTATAATGATTGTagtgtgtatagtgtgtgctgtgcagtgtgtgtattGTGTACTTTGTGCGGGCAGTGTGTGTATTGTGTACATTGTGTGGGGCTTGTGTGGTACGGTGTGTGTATCGTGTACTTTGTGTGTAAAGTGTGTTATTTTTGTGTAGCGTCCTTAGTATgtgtattttgtatataatgtGTAGTATGTGCAATCCATTTAGTGTGCAATGTAGGgtaggtatatatatgtatgtatgtgtaatttatgtataatGTGTGTAGTATATGCAatccattttgtttatataatgTGCGTaaagttagttatttttgtgtttagtATGTGTAATTATTGTGTTTAGTAtgtgtattttgtttataatatgtagcatattttatttatatcgtgtttgtgtattttatttatatcgtgtttgtggattttatttatattgtgtTTAATATTTGTAGATGTGCTatgtatgtataaattatgtattttacgTGTACATTTGttacataatatataaatagtgtATCCTGTGTTAGTATATGTAGCGTGTGCaatgtatgtatgtgtgtatttttgttgtatatgtgttttgtgtgtgtttgtgtattttatttataatatgtttaATGTTTGTATTTTCTATATGTATCATGTGTACAATGTGTTTTGTATTTATAGTATGTTTAATGTATGTATTTTAACCGTACATGTGTTTTGtgtatatttgtttattttatttgtagcaTATTTAATGTTCGTAGTATGTGCGGCATATGTATGTAGCGTTTTTATAATGTTTGTATTTTCTATATGTATCATGTAGTGTTTGTTTAATGTATGTGTGTAAAGTGTGCGCATTTGTGTGGTGTATATACTTTGTGTGCaatgtgtagtgtgtgctATGCTGTATATAGTATGTATATGGTGCAATGTGTTAGTTATTTTTTGTACGGTGTGCAGTATGTTTATTTAAGTatagtgtgtgtgtattttatttataacgtGTTTAATATTTGTAGTATGTACAACGTGTGTATAAGTTGTGTATTTTATTCGTGCTTTTATTATAGAGTGCATAAATAGTCTATTTCGTATTAGTattgtgtgcaatgtgtgtgtaTTATGTTGTGCATGtgttttgtgaattttatgaattttatttatagtttgtGTAATGTTAGTAGCATGTCCCGCGTATATAAAGTagtatgttttattatatttgtatttaattttttgtgtaattgtgtattgtttgttttgtatttatatgtttaaagTGTGTGTATTTGTGTAGTAATGGTAGTGTATGTAGCGTGTGTaatgtatgtatgtattttTACAATACATGTGTTTTGTGTACgtttgtgtattttatttattgaatgtttAATGTATGCAGGACTGCACACGTAAATATACTGAGGTGTAGTGTTTTATAATGTTTGTATTTTCTATATGTATCTTGGGTACAATGTGTAGTGTTTGTTTAATATGTATGTGTGTAAAGTGTGCATATTTGTGTGGTGTATATACTTTGTGTGCAATGTATAGTATGCATATGGTGCACATGGttagttattttttgtatGGTGTGCAGTATGTTTACTTAGGTATAGTgcgtgttatttttttatttgtattatgtttctatattttatttagggCAAATTGGCTTAAAAATCTTGAACTTTCAtaaaagtttggtttttcccGTAAAGTATAAATGTTGCGTCAAAAATTGTAAACTTTGCCGGGTTGTGTAAATTTCCCGTAAGACCCGACCCGGTATATTTCCAGCCAAAACTTATCCTACGTGGCTGCCGGAGTTGTGACATGGCATACCGGCTCTTAGTACACAAAACGACGTTGTTTTAACACGCtcaaaacgacgtcgttttctGTAGTTTCCTATCGCGATtccaatttcttctttctatcgcgattccttcttctccatctcgctGCAATTCCTCCATCCCATCGCtattcctcctcctccatctGCAATTCTCCATCCGTCCTCCACCTCCAGCTGCAATTCCTCCATCTCGTCGCGATTTCGTGTTCAATCAAATACGAGGTTAGATTCAATCGCTTGTTAAATGTAGGGTTCGAAATCAATTGTTAGATGTAGGGTTCGAAATCGATTGTTATATATAGGGTTCGATTTCGATTATTAGATGTAGGATTTTCGAATTTGGGTATGTTTCGATTTCGATTCAATCGAACTCgaattattttgattgtaaACTGATTCAATTTTTCCAGGGCCTTGATTCAATAGTATATAGGAGAGGCATATGTGCTTTACAATATGTATTCATTTTGCAGATTTGTTGAATTTAGGCATGATTGAGCATATATTGTTGATTCGATTTTTAAATGCTTTCGAACCATATGTGCTTtacaataatatatagaagagGCATGATTGAGCAGATTTGTTGAATTTAGGCATGATTTGCAGATTACAATTGTTGATTCAATTTAGTTTACAATATGtaaactaattttcatttgagTTTAAATGCTTTCATTGGCCATAAGTTGGCAGATTTGTTGAGTCTCTTTGAGCATAAATTCCCTTTTTGATTTAGGATGTCCACATCGTCGTGTAATATGAGCCATGGGAGTTGGCCAAGGCCCGAAGTCGTGGCTTGTAATCACGGAATTGAAGCTGAAGTTGTAACATCGAGGATGGATGCCAATCCTGGGCGGCGTTTCTATCGGTGCCATATTTGGAAGGAAGATGACTGCAAGTTCTTCCGCTGGATTGATTCATCTTTGTCACCCTATCAAGATAACTATATGCAAAAATTGAAGATGGAGCGGGACAACATGCAAAAGGCATTGCAAGCGAGAGTTGCTATGCAGGATACGCTACAGGAGCAAGTCCGTTTGAAAGAAGTTGAACTTGAATCACTCAAAATTGTAGCTGAAAATTTGCGTCAACAAAACCGGAAGTTGAAGTACGTCGTTTTGTGTTTATGTGTCGTGGTCTGGCTTCTAATCTAGTTTCTAAGAGCCCAAATTGTGTAATgtaataatgtatttttatggattattgaaattgagagaatttCAGTGTAATGTAGTATGGTGCTATGGATTTTGTATTGTTGAATTTGATggattattgaaatttgagagAATTTCAGTGTGGAATTTGAGCTCTCTAGATTGTGTGTTGCCATTTAGATTGGTTCCTTTTATCTTCACCAATTAGTCATATGAAGAGCTCGTTTTCTCTACtgttatttaatgtttttgaAGCTTGCATGATACTGCCACTACTTTCTCACTTTTACAGAAGGATTTCTTCCAAGATACCATCCTGTTCCACATTATTTGTGAATTCAGCAAGTGAAGAATTCACATTCTCTATTATCCCATTCTTGCACTATCCCTAGAAAAGAATTCCTACCAGATCTGCTGCAAAAATGTGCAAAAATATGCAGATCGGCATCCTAGAATTCCTACTAGATCTGCTGCAAAAATACAGCTTGTTTGGCATTGCAGATGCAAATCTAAATTCAAAGAGAATATTACTAAACATTCCTACATGTCAAATGTCAAGAAAACATCCTAAATATTACTCAATGACATCCCAAATATcaccaaaaaatcaagaaaacatCCTACATATTACTCAAtgtcaaatgtcaacaaaacatccaaaatatcaataaaagtCGAGTACACATCCTAAATATTACTCAATGTTAAATGTTAACAGAACATcccaaatattaataaaagacAAGAACACATCCTAAATATTTCTCAATGTCAAATGTCAAGAACACATCCTAAACAAAGAACATCTTCAGGTTGCACTCTGATGAGTAGATCTAATTCTAGCCGTCTCAGCTCTAGTTGGTTCTGCTCCACCCCCGGGTCCAGCCCTCCCTCTTCCCCTACCTCTCCCTCTTCCACTATGTGATGTCTTGCGAGGCCTTCCCCTTTTTGCCtgacaaaaattaaatcagtTTACAAATATATTAGACCAAGACACAAATTAATGTATTAATGCCAAACTAAAACCGACCTTTGGTTTCTCTGGCAAATGAACAGTCTCATTCTTGCAACTCCTAGTGTTGTGGCCTTCTTGATGACAGTTTTGGCAAGTCATCACACATATCTTCCTTAGCTTGTTTGGTCTGGCCGGATCCTTCTAAAATGGGTCCCTCCTCCTAACTTTCTTAGGTCTACCAGGCATCTTTCTCACAGGTGGTGGTGTGACCGGATAACCTTCAGCAACAGGCCATAGTTTCTCCCCATTCAAAGCTGGTAGGCCATACCCGTATGCCACCTTATACTTGCTCACTGAAAAGTATTGGTGGACATATTCATCCACATCCCGCTTCAGGAAGTTAATAGCAGCAATACCATGCAAACAATGGATCCATGTTATATCCCACTTCCTACAACCATACGTCCTTTTTGAAGGAGTCACCACAAATCTGTCATCGAAGTGAATAACTTTGAAATTTCCCCCTATTGCAGGTATTGTGGTACAGTTTCTACTCTCATTAGGATTgcattcaatttctttttaatttttggacaCACGGATGAACTACTCTCGGCAGATTCAATCTCTACATACTTTCTGTATAACCTCTGCATAAGTGTTATTCCCATCTCCTCAAGCATGTCTATTATATGTTTATCTCTAGCCtccaaaatatatgaattgaaACACTCACATACACTATTGAGAATAGCATTAGAGCATTGTGTTGGCGTGAGGAAGGCCTTGCAAAATCTGCTTGGGTTCTTGTCCATTAAATCCGCAAAAGCTTGCCCATCTTCATTCTCTAACTCACGGCATGCTAATTCATACTCCTGCATGTAGGTGCTTCTAACCACCTTCCAGAAAAGCTGCTTCAGTTTAGGGcctttgtgaatttttttccaattggCATAGATGTGTCTTGCACAATTTCTATGTTCAGCCAATGGGATAAGCTCCTTTATTGCATTCTCAAGCCcctacaattttaaatatgtgtgTAAGTTGTAAGCTATGTGTTCAACTAATGAAAAAGTTAAATGTCAATTTAGATAATACCTTTTGCTGATCACTTATGATAGTAATCCCAACTCCTTCACCCAAGTTTAGATGTTCAACTAGAATGTTAATAAACCAAGTCCAGCAAACCTCGTTCTCAACTTCAACTACTGCCCAAGCAATAGGATACATTTGATTATTCTCGTCAGTTCCCACTGCTGATAACAATATGCCACCCAGGTATGTCTTCAAGAAAGCCCCATCCAAGCCAATCACCTTCCTACATCCCTCCTTAAAACCCTTTCTCAAACCACTAAATCCAACATACATTGCCTTGAATACAGCACCTACTTCGACATGTAGTTCAAACCTACGTTCTTTGTCAGCTCTACTCAATTCAAGTACAT
The genomic region above belongs to Salvia hispanica cultivar TCC Black 2014 chromosome 3, UniMelb_Shisp_WGS_1.0, whole genome shotgun sequence and contains:
- the LOC125210524 gene encoding uncharacterized protein LOC125210524 yields the protein MSHGSWPRPEVVACNHGIEAEVVTSRMDANPGRRFYRCHIWKEDDCKFFRWIDSSLSPYQDNYMQKLKMERDNMQKALQARVAMQDTLQEQVRLKEVELESLKIVAENLRQQNRKLKYVVLCLCVVVWLLI